The DNA region TATGTGTGCCCAGAGCTTAATTTCCGTTGTTAGCGGCAGTATATGACCATAAACGGCATCTGCCTATAATAATTTATATTATTATAACATATATTGGTTCGATTTTCAATACTTATTTAAAAAAAGATGTCAGTTTATCCATTTATTTATGATATTTTTGTTTGAGATATTAAACATAAAATACAAATTGTGTACACACTCGCGCATAATTATTACATATCTATATAGTATAACTATCAGTAAGACGCATGCTGTTTCACATCGTATGATGGAATTTATTTAACCTGTCTTTACAATTGCCGAAAGATGTGCTATAATATAAAACATATTGCAGAAATGGGCTCGCCCTACTAGACACGGAGGTTATGGCAATGGCTGAAAATACAAATAACAACGATAAAAAAGAAGGCAACGTTCTTGCGGGCTTTGTGCTCTATAAGGACGCTAATATGGACTGGGCAAGGTTCAAAAAATCACTGAAAGATGACTGGGGCATCGAGACAGATGACGAGGTCAAGGACAATGCGCTGGTTTTCCACACCGAGGGTATGGTAGTGGCTTGTTCACTTATGCCCAATCCTGTACCCAACAAAGAGGCTGAAGAGTGCGCCAAGAACAATATCCTCTGGAAAGACGGTGCGGCTGAGGTAGCTAAGCATCAGGCTCACGTAATGATGGCTGTTATGAACAAGTTCGACGGCATGGAACAGGCTCTGCTTTTTGCAAAGATAGCATACAGTCTGCTGAAGCTTGACAACGCCATCGGCATATACAAAAATCCCACGGTATACGAAAAAGAATTCTATATGAACTTTGCAGAAACTATCAAGAATGATGAACTTCCCGTGCCGATACTCCTTTATACAGGAATGTATCTTGCAAAGGACGGTCTCTGCGCTTTCACACAGGGCATGACTTTCTTTGGCATGAACGAACTGGAGATAATCGACAGCAAACAACAGCCCGATCAGGTGGTAAGCTTTATGTTCTCTATTGAAGAGTATGTACTCAGCGAACACGTTGAACTCAAGGACGGCGAGACCATCGGTTTCTCCGAGGAACAGAAACTGCCCATAAGCGTGGGTGACGGTGTCAGCATCAAGGGCATAACTGCTAAGATAGGTTTCTGATATGGATTTTACAAGATTCAAGGCGGCGGTCTTTGACCTGGACGGCACACTCATACGCTCAAAAGGAGTGTGGAGCGAGATAGACCGCCTTTTTTTCAAAAAGCGAGGAATGGAAGTCCCTGAGGGTTACTACGAAGCCGTTTCAACCAAGGATTTCAGGGCAGCTGCAATTTATACAAAAGATTTGCTGAGACTTGATGACAGCATAGAAAGCATAATGCAGGAATGGCACGACATGGCAGTGTACGAGTACACCCATATCATCGACGAGGTGGACGGTGCAGCGGATTTTTTGCGGTATCTTTCTGATAACGGCGTGAAGCTGGGTCTGGCGACTGCAAATTCTGCGGCGCTGTATGAACCTGTGCTGAAACGACTGGGAGTGCTGTCACTGTTTGAGGGTTTCGCCACCACAGAAGAAGTCGGACGCGGCAAGGGTTTCCCGGACGTTTACGAGCTTGCCTGCAAAAGGCTGGGCACCACTTCAGATGACACCATAGTTTTTGAAGATTTGCCCGAGGGAATACGCGGTGCAAAGATAGGCGGTTTTGCTTCAGCTGCCTGCATGGACGAGCTCAGCGGCTCTGAAAAGGCTATAATGCTGAAAGAAGCAGACATCTGTTTTGAGAACTATCGGGAACTGCTTGCAAAATAGTGAACATAAGATTAACATATATCGTTTATTTTGTTAAACTTCATTTTCCCTATTGACAACTCGCCTATATAATGCTATAATATTAGAGTTGATTGAGCGCCAGTAGCTCAGCTGGATAGAGTGACTGGCTACGAACCAGTAGGTCGGGGGTTCGAGTCCCTCCTGGCGCATACATCACAAATAGGCACTTTGAGTAACATCAAAGTGCTTATTTTTTTGCCGATTTTTGCCGAATAATTCAATATTGGAAAAATTTTGAAAAACATAAAAAAACGCAGACCCAAGTTATCAGATCTGCGATTTCTTTATTCGGCTTTGTCCCGTCTTTCTTCAATGTGAAGCCTCACACGACTAAAGTCGCGTGCTTCCTATAGTGTCCTAGCGGACATGCCCACTTTAGGTGGGCGGACTACGTTTCTACCATACAGCCTGAACTCAGAAAATTATGCTGTTTGAGCAATAAATTCCGCATTCAGGTTAACTAAGGTAGAGAACGTGCAGGTGCTTCTCTTACTGCATTGAGGTACTTTAGCCTCAATGAGCAACCTTGAATTCTCATCCAAGGATTTTAATATTTCACGTATGAAGTATCTTGCCCCTATATTATACGAAGCAGATAGATCACAGTTGTAGGTCTTGCCATTTTGAAATTTGCATAGCTCATAGGTATTGAAACCACCAAATTTACCACGAAGTACAAAACCACTGCCATCGTAGGCAAGGCGTGACGTATTCCATGCACAGATATGGCTTACTCTCATACCTAGTCTGTGAACTTTATTCGTTACAATAGACTGAACTTCCTGACTGCGCCACAGCTTGAGTTTCTGCTTTTTAGAACCGCGGACCTTACCGTTCTTGTCTAAATGCTCAAATACAATAACATCTGCATTATAAAGAACGGCTATATCTACGATGCAGGCAGCAGTTTTAGTGGCAATGTCGTGATTGATTCCTTTGGCTTTTGCCCAAAGCCTTGGTGTTTTATAGTTACCATGCTGCTGAGCTTTTTTTATACGGTTAACACAATGCATAAGATGGTCTGTTTCTTTGGTAAGCTTATAAAAATGCCTTCCAAGAATAGTGCCATCTGAACGCATTACGGAAATCGTAGCTGCGGTGTTTATTCCAAGATCTACAGCAACAATGGTCTGCTCGTGTACAGATGTATCTGCCAGTTTGGTCTTTTCTTCAAATGGGAAGTCCAAAAACCACTCCTTGCCTCGTTTTTGAAGTGTTGGAGCGCATTGCTTGCGAAAACTGCAATGTCTGTATATATAATCCATATCAGACTTTTTAAGGTTTATAGTTATCCAGTCCCATGTATTACGGGTATAGACTTTGATCTGGGCAGTATAATAACCAGTCTGTTTGTACATTACTGTACGATACATTGACGGAAATGAATAACCTGCTTTTGGATACGATGGTTCTCTTCCGACCGGATCTTTGATCCAGTTATCGAGATTGGTTTTGTAAGATGATACCTTGCCTATAGCCTCGTTAATAGCACCACGGCGCAGATAGCTTGGCATCTTATAGAATTTGGCATCAAAATCATAAATTGGATCGGGATTATCTTTTGTAGCATGAATAAGTGTTTCGATATATGTGAGTCTACTCACCCCTTTGAATGTAACAATGTTATCCCATTTATCAAGACATACTTTGATAAGGTAATCTACAGCATGTCTGTATACGATAACGGTATCTTTAAAGATGTTGTTGTAATGCTTGATCTTAACGCTGTAAGTCGTATATATCTGCATACTGCAGACTCCCTCCTTCTACTTGTTTTTTTTGAGAATTAATGTAATCTGTTACCTGTTTAAGACTTCTGTCGCTTACAGTTGCTACAAAATACGATGGATTCCATATATATTATAGCAGATTTTTTTAAGAATTTAAAATTTTATATACTTAAAAGTTTTGCTGTGATTGTGTCACGCGTGACACAATCAAAATTTAATTATTTTTTTAGATCTAAGAAGCAGAAAGACAGCTGATCTTACTCACTTAGCTGTCTTTCTCTTAAGAATTATAGTATCTGACATTCTTAATTGAGGCTTACAGTTTACAAGACGAAGTATATGATCAGGACTTCCTGTATTTGGTAGCTCTTACGATATGGTATTACAATGAATATACATACCCTCGACCATGCACAACAGAATGTCTAGAAATGCCGCCTAACTCATGACTAAAGTCACGAGCGTGCGGCGGCAAAATCGTCAATATTCTTAGATATTATGCGGCAGACTTCCCTTTCGGGATGAGTCTATATTGACCGTTGTGAAACCTGTGATATATGATATACTTCACTCCTGTTTCCGCCTGAACACAATTGGCAAGAAAAGACTAACAAACCGGCATTGCATTATATCAGAAGTTTTTTCAATGTTGCTCTTAATATAACAAAAAGCACCGTACCTCTTGAACTTTAGTACGATGCTTAGTCATATTCAGTCTACTGACATTCTCTCAGATATTTGAGCCTGCCTTTTTCAATACAGAGAATATAATCACAGCAAAGCGAGATAAGCTCGGGATCATGAGTCGATACGATGATAACCCTGTTATCCTCAGCAAGTTCCGAAAGCATTTCTGCCACAGCCATCATATGCGCTCTGTCAAGCCCTGATGTCGGTTCATCAAAAAGCAGTATCTCACTGTTTGCCGCAAGTGCAGATGCGATCGCCACACGCTGCTTCTGTCCGCCCGACAAAGCCATGGGATGAGTATCCTCATATCCATAAAGTCCCAGATCACTAATGATCTTATCAGCTTTCGCTTTATCTTCCTCGTCCATCGAGAGCATTACCTCCGCCCTCACGCTGTCTGTGAAAAGCTGGTGGTTTACGTCCTGCATGACCATATAGCATTTTTTTACTATCTTTTTGCCCGAGGCGGTTTCACCGTCAGAAATTATTTTCAGAGTGCAGTCCTTTTCAAGACCGCATATGCATCTCAGAAATGTCGTTTTGCCGGCACCGTTTTTCCCTATAAGCCCGATGACTTTTCCACGTGGCAATTCAAGTTCGGGTATGGCAAGGGTGTACTGTGCCGAGTCCGCCGCATTGAGCTTTTTCTTGCGGAAAAAGAATTTTGGCATATCATAGGTAAAGTACATATCCTTTAATGAAATGCTGTTTTCGTATCCCTTGATACTTTTATTATCCGAGCATTCATTTTCCGAGAATATGCACTGACCGAATTCCTTTATATACTTTTCTTCCACAGAGGTTGGTCTGAGACCAAGTTTTGAAAGATCCTGTGCCGTAAGCCTGCCAAACTCTTCTCTGTTCCATTCCTGCCAAATCCTGCCGTCTTTCATGAAGATAACTCTGTCAACGATATCTTTCACATACCAAAGGCGATGTTCCGAAATGACTATTGTTTTACCTTTTGATTTCCAGTATTTTATTACTTCTTTCAGCTCATCTATCGCTTTCCAATCCAGGTTCGAGGAAGGTTCATCAAGCAGCATTATCTCCGGCATCAGTGCCGATACACTAGCGCAGGCTATCTTCTGCTTTTCACCGCCAGAAAGATCAAACAGGTTTTTACCGAGCAATGGTCCAAGTTCAAGTTCTTTTACGACTTCATCTTTTCTTCTGATTATCTCTTTCGGCTCCAAACCCATGTTTTCATTGCCGAAAGTTATCTCGCCGTCCGTATCTACCGAGAAAAACTGGCTCCTGGGATTTTGAAAGACCGTACCCACAACACTGGCAAGATCGTAAAGCTCGATCTTTGGAACATCTTTGCCGTTTACAATTATACTGCCTGTCAGCTCACCCTTGTAATAATGAGGGATAAGCCCGTTTATCAGTCGCAGGACGGTAGTCTTTCCACAGCCGGATGCTCCACATAGCAGTACGGTCTCCCCTGTCTTTATCTCAAGAGAAAAATCGTGCAGACCTGCCTCTTCTGAGCCTTTGTATTGAAAGTTCACATTATTTAAACTTATCATATGTTTATCACCCGATATTTTTCGCAGCCATAAATAAAACTGTTGATACAGTAAAAACCGCCATAGTGGTATAGTCGATAATTCTGAGTTTCAGTTCCTTGGCGCTGGTACGTTTTATCGGTGCACCAAGTCCCCTGGTAACCGCCGCTGCCGATAATTCATCGCCTATATTGACACACGAGAACATCACGGGTATAAGGCGGTATTCTATCATCTTTGTAACCTTGCCGCCGCCCATTGCAATTCCTCTCATGCGCATGGCATCGTTTATATTCTCGTACTCCTCCTTGATGGTAGGAAAAAATCTCATGACCACAGCCAGCGAGATAGACACTCCGTCAGGTACGTGCATTTTCTGCATAGCCGACATAAAGTCATTTATCTTTGTGGTCCTGATAGCAAACCATGCGGTTATCAATGCAGGCATGAACTGTACCACGATACTGCAATAACCGGTTATCAAAGCAGAAAAAACTCCCCTTGACTTCACCGTAAGATAATAATGCTGTAATATTAGCGCAGCAGCATACAGTAAAGCAAAACGTATCGACGATGCATATTTGCCTTCCACCATCAGCAGCAATATAGGTATTATAGTCACAATTATGCGAATCATTATTTGCAGCGTGTTAAATGCAGGTACCATAACTATCAATGATATGGTAAATATCATGAAAAGCTTGGTTCGTGGGTCAAGTTCAAGTTTTCTCATGCGATACCTGCTTTTTCAAAGTGCTTTCTTACAACAGCTTTGCCGACATATGCACCTATAATACCGAATACCAGGCAAAGGATCAGAAGTATCGCAATAGTTTTTCCGTTTATAACACCGAAAAGTGCATCACAATAATCCTCTGAGAAACCACCATCGATCAAGTTTTTGCGATATTTATCAGCTGTTACGATCACAGGGAAATAGTTCGCACATATCCACAGACAGAATACGCCATGACTAATGGCTATCATTTTTGTACTCTTATAGCGGCCCTTTTTAGCGATCAGATCTGCTATCAACCCTGATACGATGATAAGGGGTGCGCCCAGCCAACCCATACCTGTTAAAAACATGATGATAGCTATAATTACCGACATTATGGTTATCATTCCGAATTTTTCAACCTTTGTGTAAAAAAGCATCATGGGGATAGAACCAACGATCGGTATCAGAACTACATAGGAAGCAATAAAATAAGGGTGAATAAATCCCAGCATTCCACAGGCATATTCCACAACAAATATCAGCGCAGTAAAAATACCTACGGTTATAAAATCTTTTGCATTAAGTTTGTTTTGATTCATAATATCTACTCCTATTAATTAAATTTTGTTAGCTTAATACAACTTTCAGATTAACTGGTTAGTTGTATTTAACCATATGAATTATAGCATAATGATTAATGTTTGTCAACTGTATGATTAGGATAAGATTTTTCGAGTTTTAGAGTGATTTTGTATATTCTGTTGAAAAATCAAAGATTAACACGCTTTATTCAGGACTCATTTTTGTTAATTTCAGGCTTTGTATAAAGTTGAGTAAATAAGATAATTTGTTAATGTTATCCTAAATACTTGAGAAAGAGTCAATTATTTTTTGTCAAGTGGGCTGTTGTAATATCATCGTAAAAGTGATATAATCAGTTTGTCGCAACTAACGCACTATATTCTATGGAGGAGAGTAATCTATCATGAGCGAAAAAGAAAAAAAATTTCTTGAAGTCTGCGGACTAAAAAAAAGTTTCGGTAGCGGTGATACGAAGCAAGACGTTTTGAAGGGACTTGATTTTACAGTTGCTAAAGGCGAATTCTGCGTGCTGCTGGGACCTTCGGGTTCAGGCAAATCAACACTGCTGAATATCCTCGGAGGTATAGACAATGCCGATTCGGGTGAGATATACATTGACGGTGACAAGCTGGCTGATATGAATGAAAAAAGCCTTACCAGGTACAGAAGAAAGCATCTAGGTTATGTTTTCCAGATGTATAATCTTATACCGAACCTGAATGTCAAGGAGAATATCGAGACAGGTGCATATCTTTCGGATGCTCCGCTGGATATTGATGAACTGCTGAAAATACTTGGACTTTATGAGCACCGCCATAAACTGCCCAACCAGCTTTCGGGCGGTCAGCAGCAGCGAGTTTCCATCGGTCGTGCAATAGTGAAAAACCCCGATATACTTCTCTGCGACGAGCCCACAGGCGCACTTGACTACAACACCTCAAAGGAGATACTGAAGCTGATAGAAGAGGTCAATGTAAAGTATGGCAACACTATCATCATGGTAACTCATAATGAGGCTATCAAAGAAATGGCAGACCACGTTATCAAGCTGCGTGACGGTAAGATCAGGCATGATATCATCAATACCGAAAAGATCTCCGCTGCCGACCTTGAATGGTAAGGAGGCGTTTTGATGGCAAAAGAATCTATTTCATACGGAAAGCGTCCCAAAAACCCAATGATAAAGCGAGTATGGAAAGATATATGGCGTGACAGAAAACGTTACTTTCTCATATTCATTATGTTCGTATTAACTATTGGCTTTGTATCAGGTATGTTCGTTTCCAATAACAGTATGAACACCTCGCTTGAAGAATGCGCTGAACGTTTCAAACGTGAAGACGGACATTTCAGGCTTTCCAAACCCGCAGACAAAGAAACTGTCGCAGCTATCGAAAGCGGTAAGATAGCTGATGTAGCCAGTGTCTTCCGTGAACGAGCATATAACGAAGCTGAAGACGAAGTTATCAAAGCCGTGGACGATGCAATGGCAGAAGAGATCGACAAACAGGTCAGATCAGCAATTACCGAACAGGTAACTGCCGCTTTGGATAAACAATTTGAGACTGCTGCCGAAGCCGGACAGAAGCTCACCGATGAACAGAAAAAGGCTGCCCTTGAAGAAGCTATCGATAAGGCTCTCTCGGAAAACTTCGACAAAGCTTACGATGAAGCTTTAAAGCAGGCGAAAGACTCCGATGAATACGATGATGCCCTCAAAGAGGCTTTCGATAAAGCCCACGAGGAGATCGACAAAGAGATCGATGATAAGGTCGGAGAGCTTTCTGACAGATACGGGCTTGATAAAGAGATCGACACCGTGCCCGTGACCGTATACGAGCTGTTTTACAAAGACGTTAAAGAAGGTCTTGCTGATGATGCAGACCCCGGCATAGGTATCAGAGTGTATCCCGAGCGTAAGGACGTGGATCTATACGATATACTTGACGGAAAGGCTCCCGAAAACAAGAATGAAATAATGATCGACCGTATGCACGCAGATAATGTTGGCATAAAAGTCGGTGATACCATCACAGTCGACAAAGAAGAATTTGAAGTTTGCGGACTTGCAGCTTTTGTTGATTATTCAACACTCTACGAGAACAATACCGACACAATGTTCGATGCAATGACCTTCAATGTTGCCATGACAACAGAAGAAGGCTTTGAACGCATACACAGCAATACACGAGCTAATTACGCTTTCACCTACAATGATCGACCCGATGACGAATATGAAGAAAAGTCGCTGTCAGATGATTTTATGAAAGCTCTCATCACTCAGGTCGCTGTATCCGAAGATGAGGATATCAAGCTGGAGGACTATGTTCCTGCCTATGCCAATCAGGCCATCAACTTTGCCAAAAATGACCTGGGTACAGATATGGCAATGGGCGGAGTAATGCTCTATATACTCACCGCCGTACTGGCGTTTATATTCGCTGTTACCATAAGCACTACGCTCGAAAAAGAATCTTCCGTTATCGGCACTTTACGAGCATCGGGTTATACAAAAGGCGAACTGCTCAGATACTATATGAGCGCCCCCCTCATGATCGCTGTATTTTCAGCGCTGGTCGGTAATATACTGGGTTACACATTCTTCAAGAATGTTGTGGTAGGTATGTATTACAACAGCTACAGCCTGCCAACGTACAAGACCCTGTGGACACCTTATGCATTTATCCGCACCACCATAATACCGATAGTTCTCATGCTTATCATCAACCTTGTTGTTATTCTGAGGACCCTGCGCCTATCGCCGCTGCGTTTCCTGCGTCACGACCTGAAAAGAAGCAAGCGCAAGAAAGCTGTCAGACTGCCCAGATGGAGATTTTTCCCAAGATTCCGCATACGTGTATTTCTCCAGAATATCCCGAATTACCTGATGCTTTTCGTAGGCATAACCTTTGTTATGCTGCTGTTGTCGATGGCTGTGGGAATGCGTGAAACACTGGACTATCATCAGGCGCATATGTGTGAATCGATGTTCGCAAAGGAACAGCTCGTACTCAGCCGAACCGAGGATGATGACGGCAGCACAATAACTACCTCTACAAAAAATGCAGAGCGTATCTCCATATCTTCACTGGAAAGAAAGAGCGATACCTATAACGAAGAAATATCCGTTTACGGTGTTAAGGATGACAGCCTGTACATAAGGCTTGACGCTGACTTTAATGAAAAAGCTGCCGAAGATGAGGTTTACATATCACGGGCTTATGCAGATAAGTATAAGATCAATGTGGGGGACACTATAGTTCTTTCTGAAAAATACGAGCATAAAGACTATACCTGGAAGGTATACGATATCTACGATTATTCAGCTGGACTTGCTGTATTCATGACGAATGAAAGGTTCAATGAAGTGTTTGATAAAGACAAAGATGATTTCAGCGGCTATATGTGCAATGAACCTATAACTGACATAGATGATGAATATGTCGCAGCTGAGATAACCGAAGACGACCTTCTGAAAGTAGCTCGTCAGCTTGACCACTCCATAGGTGCATACATGGAATATTTCCAGTATGTGTGCGTGATAGTCGCAGCGCTGATACTCTATCTGCTTACCAAAATAATCATCGAGAAAAACGAGCGTGCCATCTCCATGACAAAGGTGCTTGGTTATAACGATAACGAAATAGCCTCACTTTACCTTATCCCTACTGCTATATTCGTGTTCATCACTGAATTTATAGCTATATACCTCGGCTTTATCCTGATGACGGTATTCTGGAAAGCCATGATGCTCGGCATGAGCGGCTGGTTTGAATTCACTATGCCCGTATCCGGCTTTGTGAAAGAATTCCTGCTTGTATTCATAGCATATCTGCTCATAACGTTCATAGACTTTTTCCGTATCCGCAAGATACCGAAGGTGCTCGCACTCAAAAATATCGAATAGCAAAAAACACACCGCTCTGACTGCGGTGTGTTTTTTTGCCGTTTTATAAGCACTGATCTTTGATTTGTAAAAAATAAGTAAACACTGTATACATACCTTGACAAGCGCATTTTTAAGTGATATAATATTCTTGTTTGTGAACAGTGCTTACTTAAAAAGCAGGAGGTGATACTTGTGCCCAGAGATAAAAGCGAGAATAATAAGAAAATAATCATTGCTGCCAAAAAGGAGTTTTTGGAGCAGGGATTTAAAAATGCTTCAATGCGCAAGATAGCTGCTGATGCAGGTATTACCGTAGGTGCTCTGTACAGACATTTTGAAAATAAGGAAGAAATGTTTGCATCACTGGTCGAGCCGACTCTTAGTGAACTTAGGATGCTTTATGATAAAGCCAGCATTAAGGAATATGAACGCCTGAAAGTATTGGCTAACGAACAGGCATTGCTTAAAGCCGAAAATAAGACACAGTGGATAATGAGCTTTATTTATCAGAATTTCGATGTATTCAAGCTGCTGGTATGCTGTTCACAGGGAACAAAATATGAGAACTTTATCCATGATATGGCACTGTTGGAAGAAAAGCTCGATGCGGAATACTTCGATAAACTGAATGATTATAACATGAAACTGAGAGAAGTTTCTCATCTGGAGTTCCATATGCTGGTAACAGCAAATGTATCAGCAATGTACGAGGCAGTAAAACACGATTTTACCGAGGAACAGGCACTGCACTATGCAGAGACCATAGAAGAGTTCTTCTCGGCAGGATGGAAAAAAATACTGGGCATATAATGCCTGTATTTTT from Ruminococcus albus AD2013 includes:
- a CDS encoding FtsX-like permease family protein; protein product: MAKESISYGKRPKNPMIKRVWKDIWRDRKRYFLIFIMFVLTIGFVSGMFVSNNSMNTSLEECAERFKREDGHFRLSKPADKETVAAIESGKIADVASVFRERAYNEAEDEVIKAVDDAMAEEIDKQVRSAITEQVTAALDKQFETAAEAGQKLTDEQKKAALEEAIDKALSENFDKAYDEALKQAKDSDEYDDALKEAFDKAHEEIDKEIDDKVGELSDRYGLDKEIDTVPVTVYELFYKDVKEGLADDADPGIGIRVYPERKDVDLYDILDGKAPENKNEIMIDRMHADNVGIKVGDTITVDKEEFEVCGLAAFVDYSTLYENNTDTMFDAMTFNVAMTTEEGFERIHSNTRANYAFTYNDRPDDEYEEKSLSDDFMKALITQVAVSEDEDIKLEDYVPAYANQAINFAKNDLGTDMAMGGVMLYILTAVLAFIFAVTISTTLEKESSVIGTLRASGYTKGELLRYYMSAPLMIAVFSALVGNILGYTFFKNVVVGMYYNSYSLPTYKTLWTPYAFIRTTIIPIVLMLIINLVVILRTLRLSPLRFLRHDLKRSKRKKAVRLPRWRFFPRFRIRVFLQNIPNYLMLFVGITFVMLLLSMAVGMRETLDYHQAHMCESMFAKEQLVLSRTEDDDGSTITTSTKNAERISISSLERKSDTYNEEISVYGVKDDSLYIRLDADFNEKAAEDEVYISRAYADKYKINVGDTIVLSEKYEHKDYTWKVYDIYDYSAGLAVFMTNERFNEVFDKDKDDFSGYMCNEPITDIDDEYVAAEITEDDLLKVARQLDHSIGAYMEYFQYVCVIVAALILYLLTKIIIEKNERAISMTKVLGYNDNEIASLYLIPTAIFVFITEFIAIYLGFILMTVFWKAMMLGMSGWFEFTMPVSGFVKEFLLVFIAYLLITFIDFFRIRKIPKVLALKNIE
- a CDS encoding DUF4261 domain-containing protein, producing the protein MAENTNNNDKKEGNVLAGFVLYKDANMDWARFKKSLKDDWGIETDDEVKDNALVFHTEGMVVACSLMPNPVPNKEAEECAKNNILWKDGAAEVAKHQAHVMMAVMNKFDGMEQALLFAKIAYSLLKLDNAIGIYKNPTVYEKEFYMNFAETIKNDELPVPILLYTGMYLAKDGLCAFTQGMTFFGMNELEIIDSKQQPDQVVSFMFSIEEYVLSEHVELKDGETIGFSEEQKLPISVGDGVSIKGITAKIGF
- a CDS encoding ABC transporter ATP-binding protein; protein product: MSEKEKKFLEVCGLKKSFGSGDTKQDVLKGLDFTVAKGEFCVLLGPSGSGKSTLLNILGGIDNADSGEIYIDGDKLADMNEKSLTRYRRKHLGYVFQMYNLIPNLNVKENIETGAYLSDAPLDIDELLKILGLYEHRHKLPNQLSGGQQQRVSIGRAIVKNPDILLCDEPTGALDYNTSKEILKLIEEVNVKYGNTIIMVTHNEAIKEMADHVIKLRDGKIRHDIINTEKISAADLEW
- a CDS encoding ATP-binding cassette domain-containing protein; its protein translation is MPEIMLLDEPSSNLDWKAIDELKEVIKYWKSKGKTIVISEHRLWYVKDIVDRVIFMKDGRIWQEWNREEFGRLTAQDLSKLGLRPTSVEEKYIKEFGQCIFSENECSDNKSIKGYENSISLKDMYFTYDMPKFFFRKKKLNAADSAQYTLAIPELELPRGKVIGLIGKNGAGKTTFLRCICGLEKDCTLKIISDGETASGKKIVKKCYMVMQDVNHQLFTDSVRAEVMLSMDEEDKAKADKIISDLGLYGYEDTHPMALSGGQKQRVAIASALAANSEILLFDEPTSGLDRAHMMAVAEMLSELAEDNRVIIVSTHDPELISLCCDYILCIEKGRLKYLRECQ
- a CDS encoding MptD family putative ECF transporter S component, with amino-acid sequence MNQNKLNAKDFITVGIFTALIFVVEYACGMLGFIHPYFIASYVVLIPIVGSIPMMLFYTKVEKFGMITIMSVIIAIIMFLTGMGWLGAPLIIVSGLIADLIAKKGRYKSTKMIAISHGVFCLWICANYFPVIVTADKYRKNLIDGGFSEDYCDALFGVINGKTIAILLILCLVFGIIGAYVGKAVVRKHFEKAGIA
- a CDS encoding energy-coupling factor transporter transmembrane component T encodes the protein MRKLELDPRTKLFMIFTISLIVMVPAFNTLQIMIRIIVTIIPILLLMVEGKYASSIRFALLYAAALILQHYYLTVKSRGVFSALITGYCSIVVQFMPALITAWFAIRTTKINDFMSAMQKMHVPDGVSISLAVVMRFFPTIKEEYENINDAMRMRGIAMGGGKVTKMIEYRLIPVMFSCVNIGDELSAAAVTRGLGAPIKRTSAKELKLRIIDYTTMAVFTVSTVLFMAAKNIG
- a CDS encoding TetR/AcrR family transcriptional regulator; this encodes MPRDKSENNKKIIIAAKKEFLEQGFKNASMRKIAADAGITVGALYRHFENKEEMFASLVEPTLSELRMLYDKASIKEYERLKVLANEQALLKAENKTQWIMSFIYQNFDVFKLLVCCSQGTKYENFIHDMALLEEKLDAEYFDKLNDYNMKLREVSHLEFHMLVTANVSAMYEAVKHDFTEEQALHYAETIEEFFSAGWKKILGI
- a CDS encoding HAD family hydrolase → MDFTRFKAAVFDLDGTLIRSKGVWSEIDRLFFKKRGMEVPEGYYEAVSTKDFRAAAIYTKDLLRLDDSIESIMQEWHDMAVYEYTHIIDEVDGAADFLRYLSDNGVKLGLATANSAALYEPVLKRLGVLSLFEGFATTEEVGRGKGFPDVYELACKRLGTTSDDTIVFEDLPEGIRGAKIGGFASAACMDELSGSEKAIMLKEADICFENYRELLAK
- a CDS encoding IS200/IS605 family element transposase accessory protein TnpB, coding for MQIYTTYSVKIKHYNNIFKDTVIVYRHAVDYLIKVCLDKWDNIVTFKGVSRLTYIETLIHATKDNPDPIYDFDAKFYKMPSYLRRGAINEAIGKVSSYKTNLDNWIKDPVGREPSYPKAGYSFPSMYRTVMYKQTGYYTAQIKVYTRNTWDWITINLKKSDMDYIYRHCSFRKQCAPTLQKRGKEWFLDFPFEEKTKLADTSVHEQTIVAVDLGINTAATISVMRSDGTILGRHFYKLTKETDHLMHCVNRIKKAQQHGNYKTPRLWAKAKGINHDIATKTAACIVDIAVLYNADVIVFEHLDKNGKVRGSKKQKLKLWRSQEVQSIVTNKVHRLGMRVSHICAWNTSRLAYDGSGFVLRGKFGGFNTYELCKFQNGKTYNCDLSASYNIGARYFIREILKSLDENSRLLIEAKVPQCSKRSTCTFSTLVNLNAEFIAQTA